The window AGCATCATTTTTTCACTATTTCTCACCATATTTGAAAAGAGGATAAAAGCAAGAAACATCACCTATCAGTGTGCTTTTATCCGAACAGGCTTAAACTAAAACATTCTCAACCTTGAATTGATTACTCAGACCAGCGATGAGAACGATTAACTAACTGTACATTTATAAATGGCTAGCATAATATCTAACACTTAAGGTAacatgatgaagtgggtattcattcacccacgaaagctcgtgctccaatacgtctgttaggctataaggtaccacaggactctttgtcgctttttaataGGAGTTTGAacatgctaatctcccaccttcctgagaaacTTCCTGGGATGCTGTTTTGACACTGCAGCTTCATGTGATCATATCACATGGTATTGGACCCCATCTTGGCCTGCTGATATTGTTCCAAAAATAGAGGGTGGGGCTCAAACTGGGAAAAGAAGCATTCCTGCCCtgtgtaaatcctatttaaggcatGGAATTGAGTTAATCAGGGTCTGTTCTTCACAGAATCCTCACCCAAAatgactgctgaaaacacctaaGACTGATCTGGGGAAGAAAGAACTAGACCCAGGCTAGAAGGTGTccagcctgtgaaaggaatacctggagtTCTACACTGCAAGCAAGAGCAGTTTGttttcaagaaactctgcaacctgcttaGAAGGACAGTTAAGGATAGAAATTATTACTTGTAGCCAGTtcctttagtgtattaagcttggTTTGAGTGTTCATTTTGTTTGCTGCCACTTATAATCACtgaaatctatctttttgtagttagCAAACTTGTTTAttctaaaacccagtttgtggaattcataatGGACCAGAGGAGCTGTGTGTATATTCCTCCACATTCAGGGAGGGACTGCTggacagttctctgtgcagtgcatgacaatacaattttgggtttacactcttGATGGGGTGAGTATTTCAGCGCCAGGCAATTCCTGAGCTGAGTCTTGCtgtgcagagctgatctcagtgtctgtggctttctgcagctggatgtgtccctACCCGTGTGTGTGCTGtaggaggcttgagggcctggctcagcaggacagtgtaagagagcccaggctggtggaacaggcgggctcagtgataccccagtacatcaggtgtcATCCCACAGGAGGGAGAGGTCTATCATACAGGGCTATGTCAGGGTTCCAAAGAGCAACACCTCTGACATTTGTCTATAAGAGGTTTCTTACCCTGTAACACGGACACAGCTGAGCACAATGGTGCCTGGGCCCAGGCTCACACAGGTTTCAGCACATGCCGCTTCCTCAAGAAAGGGGCAAACAGATGGGAAGATGCTCTCAGAGACACAGGGAAACTAGGCTGGGTCCCAATAGCTCCTTGGCTTCCCAAAAGAATGTAAACTGGGCCAGTTCTGTTCCTCTATCTCCAGAGCAAAGCCTGTCTAACTTAGCTTGTAGTGAGACGCTAGATGGATGAGTGTACATATGTGATAGCTGCttgttattttaaaactattttatgtAATACTTTGTGCTGTTTACTAATAAACCTATTTGTTTTAAGGAAGCTGATTGCTCTGGTCACAAACACCCAAAGGGAAGCGTCTGAGATATCCCATCAGACCTACTTGGTGATAAGTATTAGCATAGATGGGGTGTTGTTCCCAGATCCAAGAGTGGGACAATTGTGAGATTCCCTCCAAGACAAGATAGGACCTGGTTTAGAGGATAAAGAAACCATATATTTCAGTGTCAAGATTGATTCCCTACTCTGgcactctgagtgcagaagtgggggcccaaaaggactttaaaaaatgaatacagaTCCTCCTGGCTTGGTTAGCAGTTCTGCCACCACCCAAGCGCAAAACCGCTTGGAGAGCTCAGGAAGGCAcatttgggaattccttcctgtggggtaccctcaagccctttcattcCTCCTCTGGGAAAAGctgagaaaagggaaaagaaaaaaaatcggCTCTTGCTACCAGCTAACTGAAAACCAGGTGCACAGACCTCGTAAAATACAGAAATCCTGACAGAAATCCTTCCTCTTCCCAGGCACAGGACAGTAGCAGAAAAATATGACGTGGAACTTAAAGAGGTAAGAACTCTGCTACATGTTGTGCTGTCACATGTAAAAACCATCCCATCCTTTTGTGGCATCCTCCAAAACTACAGCAGCAGGTGGCTGGGATTTCCATGGGGTAATTCTGCCTAgttgaaaagaaataataaaagatCAAGCTCGCTTGACGGTTCTGGGTTCAGGTcaggatttattattatttttcagtcTTTACCATCGTGCCAGGGATGTGAAGGACACAAAGCAGGACATGATGCGCTTACAGGATAAAATAGGCCTTTGGAGGTATCTGGTGCATTTGGCCACGCTGAAGCTGTGCCCCAGCTGTATGGGCCTGGGGTGGGATGGGTCATAGGAGCTGGCTATACAGGGATCAGTCACTCAGtgcttaataataatacctagcacttgtcatcagtacatctcaaagtgttttaaaagGCAGTCAGTGTTAGCactcccattttacatatggggaaactgaggcacagggtgatGAAGatacttggccaaggtcacccaacagaccaggggcagagccaggattagaacccaagTCTTGTTTGATGCTCTGTCTGCTCGATCACACTGCCTCTTTACATGCAGGCACCTCTGGGTGGGATGTTTTTGGCAGCTGTTTAACCACACTTAGAAATTTTGCACATGATTATGAGGCAAGAAGTGAAGCAACTGTCAGGCCAGCATTCTAGCAAGTATCTCAGGAATAACTTTACTGAAGTCAGAGGAGTTGGATGTAATGAGGCGCATAGCAGCTGTTCTCTACCTAGGGCTACCAGTAGCCATCCGGCGGCTAACCTCTGGGATATCCTTACATTGTTTTCCCCATTTGCCTTTGACAGAGAATCCCATTGGACGATgagcctggctctgccatagcCTCACACCTCATGACACCTTATAAACCTGTGAAAAGTGGGTGCAAATGCTACCAGATTCACAGAGATGCTTTTTACACAGATGTGAATGATGGCATGGGTGCAGGGCCAGTGTGAACAAGCCCCCTCAGTCTTTATTTGGGATCCTCTTTCTCTGGAACCTCTGGACTATCCTCCTGCAGATCTGCTTGGTCTTCACGCTGTACACGATGGGGTTCATCATGGGTGGGACCAGCACATAGACATAGGCCATGAGGACGGGGACGAGGGGAGAGGCACTTTCCTCGAAACGATGGATCATGGAGATGCCAATCATGGGGATGTAAAAGATCAGGACAGCACAGATGCGGGAAACGAAGGTGTTCAGAGCCTTGAGGCACTCCTCCTTGGATGCAATGCTCAACACAGTCGTAATGATCATGACATAGGATAGTACAATGAGCAGCGCATCTAAGCCCATCGTGATGATGACCACAAACAAGCCGTAGATGCTGTTGATCATCCTGTTGGAGCAGGCCAGCTTCATGACATCCTGGTGCAgacagaaggagggggagagGACATTGGGAAGACAATACCGCAGCCGCCGGAGGAGAATAGGGGTTGGCATTACCATGACCACGCTCCTCGCCATGAGAACCAGCCCTATCCTGGCAACAGTGGCGTTGGTTAAGATTGAGGCATACCTCAGGGGCTTGTGAATGGCCACAAAGCAGTCAAAGGCCATGGCCAGCAACACAGCTGACTCCATGACAGAGAAAGTGTGGATGAAGTACAGCTGGGCGAAGCAAGCATCGGCATTAACCTTCCTGGAATTAAGCAGGAAGATGCTCAGCATTGTGGGCAGCGTGGAAGCTGACAGGCCCAGGTCGGTGAGTGCCAGCATGCtcaggaaatagtacatgggctgGTGGAGGCTCAGCTCCGCCCGTATAATGAACAGGATGATGCAGTTCCCTAGGACTGCCACAATATACAAGGAGCACAAAGGGATGGCGAGCCAGCCATGTGCTTGTTCCAGCCCTGGGATGCCCATCAGGAGGAATactgcagggctggctgaggtGTGATTGAAAGCTGCCATGCTGCCGTGCCCGGGTCAGCGACACTGTTCCCTAGAACGAGAAGCAATTTTGTTATTAAAGCCATGATTGGGTGCCACAGAATCTATTCCCAACATAGTACAAATCCTTGAGCCAAACTCTTCCCAGGTGTACCTCCACTGATTCCCAAGCAATTGCTGCAGCAGTGAATTTGGGATTCGCTGTTactggagagagagggaaaaaaacaccTGTTCCCTTTTAGAAAGGCATCTTGTTTAGCTTTGACTAGCTGCAAGGACCTTGTTGTATGAAGTTGTGCATTCTGTGCATCACTTATGATTTCTCCTGAGGCAGCAAAACCCCACCCTGTCATTGGTTAACTGACTCCATCACTGCTTCATGGGAACAAGAGATCAGAGCTGTGTACTTCTAATGTACTGCAGCTTCAATCAAGTTAATACATCTCTATCGTCTCATTCCAGAGCTCACATACTTTTCACCAGGGGCTGACTCCGGAGGTCCCTGCTCAGGAGAAACTTCCACTGCAATCCATGGGAGTAAGGACTCAGTGACCACCGAGAGAGGGTCTTGGAGCTGGCCCAGTGACACAGATGAGCCTGATCCTTACCCCTGAAAGACTGTTCAGCATTGGTGAATGGGTACTGAGAAGGTACTGAAGATACACTGTGGGTTCAAAGGTAGATGCCAGAAGCTAGGCacccaaatctgcatttagaCACCCAGTTAAATCAGCCCTATTGCTAGTAGCGCAGcacactcacagctcccagtggcttccTGGAGTGGACCTGGGGGTATTCTTTGTACTGTTGGCCTGTGGGGAGCAGTTGcttttttccctccctgccccactacctccagcacacacatatccacccccttcccctcactCTTTCACAGTCCACGACACCATTCACTCTTTTCAAAGGAAATGAATTTGCATGGAGAACCTGAAACAGCAAGTTCGGCCTTTATTGCAAACTCTTGGTTTTAGTGAGAGCTGCAGATCGGGTCATCCTGGGTGGGCTCAGTTCTCCTCTCACATGCTACGAgcgatccactgaagtcaaagtagCTGCACCAATGGACAGGTCCCGCAGCAGTGTTCCAAGACCCTCCTGGGGGCTTTTGGGGACTACACTCCCAGCAGTAGCAGCTTACGCCTTTTTTCACACACTGTAACATCCTGGCTGGCACCAACGTAAGGGAATGGAGTGTCAGAACCTTTGTACTGAAACTACCAGCCCCCTGTAGCCCAGTGGGCCAGCTTGCCTCTGTTACATTCGCTTTGCATTATACAGTACAAGCTTTGTTAGCCTGCACTTTAATATCCAGAAAACTCAGTTAACCGgcatctggggctggagcacttgCAGGGTCCCAGCACTCAATAACTCCTCCTCCGCCCTCCTACAGTTTCTGAAACACCAGAAATAAGCTCAGGATGAAGGGAGAGGACCTGGGGCAGGGATGTtcgagggaagaggcagggcagctgCAGAATACCACGATTGTGGGCCAGGagcacagcactgcagctggcagCAGGACCAGGTGTGCAGTTCCGTGGCTGTAGGGGGTTTTATCCAGAGCAATATCAGCCAACCATAGAACATGAACTGACACCAGGTTTCGGTCAGAACATCTGACCGCAAGGATGCCATGATAATGGATTGATGTACATGATAATGGGGTGAAATCATAAATACACTAACCTACAGAAGAAGGACATCTTAACATTACAAAATCTAATTTTACGATACTAATTCCCCCCTACTGTtaatcacaccttcttgtcaactatttgaaatgggccacccacattaccactacaaaagtcattttttctcccttggtattctactgttatttgaattgtctcattagactgactccCCCTCGAcctggtagggcaactcccatctttttgtGTACtatgtataatatataaatatacctgctactgtattttcactccatgcatctgatgaagtgggttctagcccacaaaagcttatgctcaaataaattttttagtctctaaagtgccacaaggactcctcgttgcaTCCCAGGGCAGCAGGATATAGAGATGTAGactgctgttgtcatcatgaacaggtctgactaccaaaaggaggcctccagacaactctccaacaccaaattctataggccacttccctcagatcccactgaggaatacactaagaaactgcaccatctactcaggacactccctacactaacactggaacaaatcaacatacccttagagcctcgatcagggttattctatctactacccaagatccgcAAACCctgaaatcctggacgccccatcatctcgggcattggcactctcactgaaggactgtctggatatgtggactctctactcagaccctatgccatcagcactcccagctatctccgtgacaccattgatttcctgaggaaactacaatgtattggtgaccttccagaaaacaccatcctagctaccatggacgtagaggctctctacacgaacatcccacacacagacggaatacaagctgtcaggaacagtatccctgatgatgccacagcacaactggctgctgagctctgtgtctttatcctcacacacaactatttcaaatttgatgacagtaTATgtctccagaccagtggcaccgctatgggcacccgcatggccccacaatatgccaatatttttatggccgacctggaacaacgcttcctcggctctcgtccactcacgccccttctctacctacgctacattgatgacatcttcatcatctggacccatgggaaggaaactctggaaaaattccaccacgatttcaacagcttccaccccaccatcaacctaagcctggaccaatctacatgggaggtccacttcctagacaccacggtgcaaataagtgatggtcatattaacaccaccctataccgaaaacctaccaaccgctatgcctaccttcatgcctccagcttccatcccgggcacatcacacaaaccattgtctacagccaagcactgagatacaattgcatctgctctaacccctcagacagagaccaacacctacaaaatctccaccaagcattctcaaaactacaatacccgcacgagggaataaggaaacagatcaacagagccagacatgtacccagaagcctcctactgcaagacaaacctaagaaagaaaccaacaggactccactggccatcacatacagtccccagctaaaacccctccaacacatcatcagggatctacaacccatcctggacaacgatcccacactttcacacgccttgggtggcaggccagtcctcacccacaggcaatctgccaacctgaaacatattctcaccagtaactgcacaccgcaccatagtaactctagctcaggaaccgatccatgcaacaaacctcgatgccaactctgctcaaatatctacaccagcaacaccatcacaggacctaaccagatcagccataccatcactggttcattcacctgcacgtccaccaatgtaatatacgccatcatatgccagcaatgcccctcttctatgtacattggccaaaatggacagtcgctacggaaaaggataaatggacacaaatcagatattaggaatggcaatatacaaaaacctgtaggagaacacttcaacctccctggccacactatggcagaccttaaggtggccatcctgcagcaaaaaaacttcaggaccagacttcaaagagaaactgctgagcttcagttcacctgcaaatttgacaccatcagctccggattaaacaaagactgtgaatggcttgccaactacaaaaccagtttctcctcccttggttttcacacctcaactgctagaacagggcctcatcctccctgattgaactaacctcattatctctagcttgcctgcatatatgtacctgcccctggaaatttccactacatgcatctgatgaagtgggtattcacccatgaaagctcatcctccaaatcatctgttagtctataaggtgccacaggattctttgctgcttttacagatccagactaacacggctacccctctgatacttgaattacATGAATTCAGGATCTGGCTCATTGACACGAGTGGTGCTACACttgtttacaccagctaaggatctgatcCTTGGAGCTCAACAGAACTagatcagtttacaccagctgatgatctgatcCATTGATATCACTGGAGCTAGGCCAATTTACACCGGTTGAGTATCtggtccattgacatcagtggtgcTACACGcggttacaccagctgaggatctggatcgAAACTATTAAACCATAATAAGGGCATCTACATCCTTTAACGTGCTATGTTCTTAGTTGTCAGTTCTCAGTGTTCTTCTCCAATCTCCACTCCTGCAACCTCCTCCATTTGACAAACTGGTTGTGAAAAATTTAAGCTCCCACATAAACATCTGTCCACTTCTAAAGAACTGTCTGGAGAGCTCTGACCTGTGCAGTTAGCTCCCCAATCTCTATGTGTTCTTTTctgtttcatttaatatttttcacCTGCCTCCTCACATCCCATGGTTCAACCAGGATTGGGACTAGAAGAGCAGAGATCCTTTGGCCTGGAAACGTCCACAGTTAAAAGCAAGACCCAGTGAGCTTGAGCTAAAAGACCAGAGGCTTTAGCTGAGAGCTGTAACAGACCTATATCAGGGTCAGGAACAGAGGGAAATGTCACACACAGTGCCCCATGTGTTATACAAGCTCTCCCCCTTCCTGGGGCTTAGTTTTCTTAATGCAGAAATTAGCAATAATCAAACAGGAAGTTTAGCTCCAACCTCCTCTATAGGTTGCTTTGTTCATATGGATCCTTCCTTCTGgctgctcagcccacaccctagaTCCTCTCTTCCCACACAACCTCTCCCTTctctaaaacaaaggaaaacatttGCTCCTGTTTCAAATGTAGTCCCAAATTTCTAGTCCAAGCAATTACCTTTCAACAGCACTGGTACATTCATAGAGCTTAATACCAGAAGTGGCCAGAGggacaggggaggagggagaagagagcaaCAACGTGAGTGGACAGGGAGGAGAAATACTGGGTGGAGTGAAGGAGCAGGGAGATAGAATGCAGGAGGGGCAGGCGATTGAGTGGGGGCAGTAAGGATGATAAGGAAGTAAGGGAGGGACAGAACAGCAGGAGAAATTCACTGGACCCAGTCTTTCCCATCCCGGCTCtccactttcctgatcatggccttgagggtcctattgaaCCTTTCTACAAGACGgtctgtttgtgggtggtatacagTCCACagggcttgtacatggagcaatgaacagagatctttcatcaacttggatacgaaaggtgtcccttgatcagtcagtatctccttgggtagcccaacccgggaaaagatctgtactagctccttagctattgtcttggaagctGTGTTGCGTAGCGGGACAGCTTCCAGGTATCGGGTTGCATAGTCTAATACAACCAGCACATGTTGGTGGCCCCAagctgtcttctctaggggcccaacagaTCCATGGCTTTGCattcaaatggtacctctattattggaagaggtatcaaaggggcccataagtgtgggcgagggctatgtagctgacactctggacaagatgtgcagtatcgcctgacatcttcatgtactcctggccagaaAAACCTCtgcaggatcctggcctgggttttctctacccctaagtgtcctccaaacaggtgactgtgggcgaggctcaatatggctttttgatgttttcgTGGCACgagaagttgatgtatctcctgctcctgcatttgcaccacacggtacaggagatctttcttTCCTATAAAGTAGAGTCCTGGACCCCagaccttcccctccactggtatcccatctatctcagccacctctttcctgatgttatcatatctagggtcctctgcctggtcccgTCCCAAAGTCTCTATCCCAGGACTAACCTGCTTGAGCTCCCAGGGTCCGGCTTCTGCTTCTTCCAATGGCTCATTGCCAtcatggctggggccagcctcTGGCTCACCTTCTgtgttggtagtttctctgatggctgctcgTGTCTATCTGCCTACTAGCGCGGTCTTCTGGCCCTAGGTCAGGATCCGGGTTCCTAAAGCCTTCgcggccttcctttctttttttgtcttccgggccttttggggggctgagaatagatcctgagaaaactcagAAAACATTGGGGGTTGACACCCCCCAATGATGAGTCACTGCCAACAGGGTCTCCACTTCTCTCCAGCCTTTCCAGGAGTAACttatcaaaccctggatagtccctcccaataactacaggatatgggagtttaggaatTACGCCCACTGTCACCTTAAtggggttcccctgaacctctatctccactgggatggtggggtaatggctcatggccccatgaacGCATGTCACTGCTATGtgtttggcttgtagcagctggctactttttaccagcttacccgATATAAGGGTGATAGCACTTCCACAGTCCACAAGTGCTGTAGTCTctgctccatttatcttcacCAGCCTGGTGTAGTTATGTGGGGCTAACGCGATGCCCGCAAGGTGGATAAAGATGCATGGGACCTCCCAATCCCCCAagttgcattgcataggctcctcggtgctgggacactgtgctgctatgtgtccccactccccacatgaaTAACACCTATAATTGTTTCTAATTATTCTCCTATGATGTGGGCTAGGGGGTTTAGTCCCAGGGTTCCCCCCACTCAGGCCAATCCTTTCCTTCTGGAGTCTCTGCTGGTTTtcagccctcctcttcctccaccacctaggactccccagggatttggctgtcccaccttccagggctggggttgggtgtttgctaTGAAAGGGGCTTTCCTTTGGTAGTTCggtcaattccctggctgtcatgcTTCTTTCTACCAGCGTGATCATCTCGTCAAAGGTGGACGGATcgttctggcctacccatttgcggagatctggtggcagtgccctcatgtacTGGTCAATAACCAGAACCTCTAGGatctcttctggactccgggactctgtttgcaaccactttcgtgcgagatggatgaggtcatacaattggaaCAGCggggttttgtcttcctggtacctcAAGTCATGATAATACTGGGCCCGCATTGCGATTGTtactccagatctggccaggatctctgccttcagctgggagtagtctgctgcagcctcttcaggcagatcatggtagTCCTTCTGGGCCTCCctacaggaatggggcaaggatgccagaccactgatctcgaggccaggcctcccatagggctgtcctctcaaaggccaaaaggtatgcctctacatcatcctcccatgtcattttctgcagccaatggctagcCCGTATGAGCcgcgtcccatcatggccacggttcaACTCTGtgagggtctttacctggtttaccagttcccgcaacatagctcggtcttgagcagcttggtccatcagcaggtgatTAGTCTCTTGTTGCAGCCTCACTGCTTCTTGCTAGgtggctgcctggacacgggtagcctcctgctgggctgccatggcttgtatcagtgcccgcACTACGTCATCCATTGtagtgacaaaaaaaaattaaccctctctttttttttttttaatcaccctccttcttccgcCACACTGTGGACACCAAAAATCCCACCtgtgacaccagttgtgacaaagttcctcctttaccttggtgggtcctgtgcttattggcggatttgctcacctcagtgatcttcccctctagtggaacccacagtctgggtcaactccttctgtgtctgatcaggagttgagaggtttggggggaacccaggcccgccctctactccgggttccagcccagggccctgtggattgcagctgtctatagtgcctcctgtaatagctgcatgaccgctacaactccctgggctacttccccatggcgtcctccaaacaccttctttatcctcaccacaggaccttcctcctggtgtctgataatgcttgattgtccgATAATGCCTCattcctccagtagcacaccctctcagtctcagttccttgtgcctcttgctcccatctcctcacatgcacttcctctcctctggctcctccccgcctgactggagtgagctcctttttaaacccaggtgccctgaatagcctgccttgattggctgtagCTGTtataatcaatgtagctatctccagtgtcttctagaaagatcttaattggccccaggtgccttgattaacctggagcaactgccatttggttaccacggtcctagggatttgtttagcctggggctaacatacctgttcctcagtactttactgtagccatctggccttgccccatcacaactgGTATGCCCTGAATATGAAATTTTGACATTGTAATTTGACATTGTaaactgaattctaaaggaactttttgaaacttcgAAGCTCACCATCTGTGCGATGAATCTGCACAtcaatgaattgaactcatgtctgaatgtatagaaatattttaatcatACTCTCTTCTGTTTTTTACTAAATTTCAATTTAGTTAATGAGTGTCTAGCTGGTATCTCAGAAGTAAATCTGGCATTAGATAAGGCTCAGGGAAATGTTTCTCTGTAGAAAATTACTGTGCAGAACTGTAACAGTGAAGGAAATGTTCCTGTGTTTGTTGGGGTAATGACTTGCCCATGAAGGGAGCTATCCCAATCTCCAAGCAATTGTCCTTAAACAGTCatgtgtgctggaacagggggaaAGGATATTCCAAGTTGTTTGCCTGTTAAAGGCGAATGTTTCCCCAGCTgaaggtcctttcagctgagtgAGAATCCCTCATTTGGGAgaggttaagcacagttctcCTCACCTTTGTTCTTACAATAAAGAAAATAACATTGATAACAACATTTCCCTACCCCTGAATTCAGTACGATggtgatttgtaacccagcaccagccaaagtagatcactttgagcaacaccACTATCTGCTGAGTATCTAGGAAGACTAGGTGTGTTGATGTAAATACCATTTGCTTCTGAAGTCTCTTccactcccagctagctgtca of the Gopherus flavomarginatus isolate rGopFla2 chromosome 1, rGopFla2.mat.asm, whole genome shotgun sequence genome contains:
- the LOC127044149 gene encoding olfactory receptor 51G2-like; translation: MAAFNHTSASPAVFLLMGIPGLEQAHGWLAIPLCSLYIVAVLGNCIILFIIRAELSLHQPMYYFLSMLALTDLGLSASTLPTMLSIFLLNSRKVNADACFAQLYFIHTFSVMESAVLLAMAFDCFVAIHKPLRYASILTNATVARIGLVLMARSVVMVMPTPILLRRLRYCLPNVLSPSFCLHQDVMKLACSNRMINSIYGLFVVIITMGLDALLIVLSYVMIITTVLSIASKEECLKALNTFVSRICAVLIFYIPMIGISMIHRFEESASPLVPVLMAYVYVLVPPMMNPIVYSVKTKQICRRIVQRFQRKRIPNKD